The Clostridiales bacterium FE2011 sequence AACTACGTTGCGAACGCCACGGGAAAGGGCTTTCGCACAGCATTCCACCTTCGGGATCATGCCGCCGGAGATAATGCCGCTGTCATACAGGGAGGGCAGCTCAGGCAGGGTGATCTGGGGAATCAGGGTGGAAGGATCGTTCTTGTCCTTCAGTACACCGGCAATGTCTGTCATCATGATCAGACGCTCGGCACCCAGCGCTCCGGCGATATAAGCTGCAGCAGTATCGCCATTGATGTTGTAGGCGTTGCCGCTCTTGTCACAGCCGACGGTGGAGACTACCGGGATGTAGCCCCGGTCCAGCAGGTCGGTGACAGGCTGGATGTGCACTTTCTGGATTTCGCCCACATAGCCCAGGCGTTCATCCTTCATGCTGCACTGCAGCAGGCGTCCGTCCATACCGGAGAGACCGACAGCTTTGCCACCTTTCATTTCCAGCAGGTTGACCAGCGTCTTGTTGATTTTGCCGGCCAGCACCATCTGGACAATGTCCATGGTTTCCTTATCCGTGACACGCAGGCCATCCACAAACTCCGGCTTTTTGCCGAGCTTGTCCATGAGATCGTTGATCTCCGGGCCGCCGCCGTGAACCAGCACAATGCGCACGCCGATCAGCCACAGCAGGACGATGTCCTCCATGACCTGCTGCTTCAGCTGGTCATTGATCATGGCATTTCCGCCGTATTTCACGACAACCACCTTGCCAGCGTAACGGCGGATGTAAGGCAGAGCAGCGGTCAGGACTTCCGCCCGCTCCATGTTAGTGAGGTTGGTATTCATCATAGCACTCCTTATGATCTTCACTGATTGGAATCAAAATTCATAATTCACAATTCAAAATTCATAATTGAGATACTTTTCAGACCTGTTGAATGAAACAGCGTGTCAGGTCCGATAATCGCCGTTGATTTTGACGTAGTCATAGGTGAGATCACAGCCCCAGGCGGTGGCTTCCTCGTCACCCATGTTCATATCACAGTCAAAGTGCACATCGTGCTCGGAAAGGATGGCCAGTGCCTTTTCCTCATCAAAGAGCTGCACGCAGCCGTCCTTGTAGAAGCAGACGGAACCGGATTTACCGGTCATGGTGATGACGATGTTTGCCGGATCAAAGGCAGGACCGGCATAACCGAGGGCACAGAGCACCCGGCCGCAGTTGGCGTCCTTGCCATAGATCATGGCTTTGACCAGACTGGATCCGGCTACTGAACGGGCCAGGGTTCGGGCGTTTTC is a genomic window containing:
- the argB gene encoding acetylglutamate kinase translates to MMNTNLTNMERAEVLTAALPYIRRYAGKVVVVKYGGNAMINDQLKQQVMEDIVLLWLIGVRIVLVHGGGPEINDLMDKLGKKPEFVDGLRVTDKETMDIVQMVLAGKINKTLVNLLEMKGGKAVGLSGMDGRLLQCSMKDERLGYVGEIQKVHIQPVTDLLDRGYIPVVSTVGCDKSGNAYNINGDTAAAYIAGALGAERLIMMTDIAGVLKDKNDPSTLIPQITLPELPSLYDSGIISGGMIPKVECCAKALSRGVRNVVIMDGRVPHSILMELLTDEGAGTMVSKGEEADDRQKGWE